The nucleotide sequence ATCCTGGACATCCTGGTCAGGAACCCGGACAAGCTCATCACCCAGCAGCAACTCCTCACGGAAGTCTGGGGCCCTGCCTACGCCAAGGAAGCCAACTACCTCCGCGTCTACATGGCCCAGCTCCGCCGAAAACTCGAAAAGGAACCGGGGAGCCCCCGGCACCTGATCACCGAGCCAGGGATGGGCTACAGGTTTGTCCCCTGAGTCCGGCAGGTGCCCCGCACCGCCGTCGTCATTCTCAAGCTTTTTCGGCAGCCGCTTTCAGGTCTGCGGCGAACTGGGTGAAACTGGCGTCGAAGGACGGAATCTTATTGGCGAAGAGCGGGAAGACGGGCCCGCCTATCTTCTCCGCCATCTCGAAGCGGGACCGGCCGTCGTTGGTCTCGGTGATGGTGTAAGTCCGGGTTCCCAGAGCGTCACCCCAGGCGAGCTTGGCAGGCGCTTGGAATTCCTTGACTTTGAGTTTGAACGTGCGGCTGGGGTCCAACGTGGACACCAAGGCGATCTTCGATCCCGGGGCAATCTCACCGTCCACTGACACCACCGTGGAATTCCACGTGGGGTAATTCCCGGCGTCGGTCAACAGCCGCCACACCTTGGAGGGAGGCGCGTCGATGAGAGTGGCTACCCGCGTCTCACGACTGAATGTCTTGCTGGTAGTGGTGGCAGTTCCATCGGATATCTCAGACATGGCTTCCGGCTCCTCTACGCGGGAATGCGGTGATGATGATGATGCTACAGGTGCGCTGCTACATTGAAAGCCATGATTTGGGGAGCCCGTAAATTATTTGCTGCTGTCACTGGCGCGGCCCTGCTGGGGAGTTCCCTGAGCGCTTGCGTTGGACCACAGCCAGGCTCCACCACTTCGCCGCTCCCCACGTGCCGGGCCGCCTTTCCTTCGGCACCACCTGAAGGCATCCTGGCGGGCGTGAATCTGGACTGGGAGCACGAAACCCTTGAGCAATACGCGGCGAACCTTGGGCAACGGCCCGCTGTCACGGTGACGTTCACCGACTTTCCCATGTCGGGGACAGATAGAGGCAACGTTGAAGCCGCGTTCGAGCAGATCCGTGCCAACGGCGGGACGATGCTGCTCACCCTCGAGCCCAAGCAAGGGTTGGCTTCCGTCACACCGGA is from Paenarthrobacter nicotinovorans and encodes:
- a CDS encoding SRPBCC domain-containing protein, with protein sequence MSEISDGTATTTSKTFSRETRVATLIDAPPSKVWRLLTDAGNYPTWNSTVVSVDGEIAPGSKIALVSTLDPSRTFKLKVKEFQAPAKLAWGDALGTRTYTITETNDGRSRFEMAEKIGGPVFPLFANKIPSFDASFTQFAADLKAAAEKA